Sequence from the Sulfuricella sp. genome:
TGGAGCAGCAGCCGGGCCCGCGCGGCCGTTGCGGCCCATGTGGACACCTCCTGCCTTGCGGTGGAGCAGGCGCAGCAGGAAGACGCTGCCCGCCAGCAGGTGGAAGGACTTGAACAAGTGTGTGCCGGGGTGCTGCCGATCCTGGCAAAACAGGTGGAAACCGCGCGCAGCCAGTCCGAGGAAGCGATCACGAATCTTGTCGGGCGTTTTTCCGGCATCGTGAGTAATCTGGAAGCGGCGGTGTCGGCTTCGCGTTCGGCGGCCGACGAGGAAGGCGGCGGGGCGGTCGAGGTGCTGCACCACAGTGAGCGCGAACTGGCGACGGTGGTCAAGTATCTCAAATCCGCCCTGGTCAGCCGCAGCGAGATGCTCACCGCGGTGCGCGGCCTGACCGGCTACAACGAGGAACTGAAAAGCATGGCCGCCGGGGTCGCGGCGATCGCCGCCCAGACCAATCTGCTGGCGCTCAACGCGGCTATCGAGGCAGCCCGTGCGGGCGAGGCCGGGCGCGGCTTCGCGGTGGTGGCTGACGAGGTGCGCAAGCTCTCCAGCCTGTCGTCCGAAACCGGCCAGCGCATGGCGGACAAGGTCGAAATCATCAATGCCGCGATCCAGTCCGTTTCCAGCGCGGCGGAAAGCTCCGCCGCGCACGACCAGGAAGCGGTGAGCTCGTCGGAGCGGTCCATCGAGGAAGTGTTGTCGCGCTTCAACAGCCTGGTCTCGCAACTCGCCCAGTCCGCCGAGGTGCTGCGCGCGGAAAGCGCCGGTATTCACACGGAAATCGCCAATACGCTGGTGGCGCTCCAGTTTCAGGACCGCGTGAGCCAGATTCTGGTGCACGTGCGTTCCAATCTCGATGAACTCCATCAGGAACTGGGCCGTTACCAGCAGGACCGTGACGGGCATGGCCGGGCGCAGCCGATGAACATTGCGAGCTGGCTGACGGAGATGGAAAAAACCTATACCACCAGCGAGCAGCGCTCCATCCATCAGGGCGGCAAGAGCAATGCAGCGGCGGAAGCAGCGGAAATCACCTTTTTCTAGCAGGAGAACAACATGGCCAAGACAATCTTAATCGTCGATGACTCCGCCTCGCTGCGGCAGGTGGTCAGCATCGCGCTGCGCGGCGCGGGATACGAGGTGATCGAGGCGTGCGATGGCAAGGATGGCCTGACCAAGCTCAACGGCCAGAAGATTCACCTCATCATCAGCGACGTCAACATGCCCAACATGGACGGCTTCACCTTCGTCAAGAACGTCAAGCTGCAACCCAGTTACAAGTTCACCCCGATCATCATGCTCACCACCGAGGCGGGCGAGGACAAGAAGGCCAATGGCCAGGCGGCGGGCGCCAAGGCGTGGATGGTAAAGCCGTTCCAGCCGGCGCAGATGCTGGCGGCGGTATCGAAGCTGATCATGCCGTGAAAGCGGTGAGGGGTGAGGAGTGAGGGGTGAGGGGTGAGGAGTTTTCCGCTCACTGCTCACCGTTCACCAACAAGGAGGTATCGTGATTTCACATCAAGTCGAAAACGGCGTTTACCGCGTCAAGGTGGAAGGCGAGATGACCATCTATCAGGCGCTGGAACTCAAGCAGGGGCTGATGCAGTGTTTGCATGACTGCGCCGAGATGGAAGTCAGCCTGGCCGGCGTGAGCGAAATGGACACGGCCGGTTTCCAGCTGCTGGTGCTGGCCAAGCGCGAGGCGGCGCGGCTGGGCCACCCGTTGCGCCTGGTTGAACACAGCCCGGCCACGCTGGAAGTGATGGATTTGTTCAACATGGCGGGCTATTTCGGCGACCCGGTGGTGATGCCGCAATGAGCTATTTCACTTGTAGGAGCGGCGCCCTCGCCGCGATATCGGCCCGGGGCGGGCCTCCTACATTTGCGTGGGAAAGGAAAATTGCATGAACATGGACCAAGCGCTGCAAACCTTCCTCGTTGAAGCCCGCGAGCTGTTGCAGGCAATGGAGGAGGCGCTGCTCAACCTGGAATCCGAACCGGATGACAAGGAGGCGATTGGCGCCGTTTTCCGCGCTGCGCATACCATCAAGGGTTCGGCCGGGCTGTTCGGGCTGGATCCGATTGTCGCCTTTACCCATGTGGCCGAGAACGTGCTCGACAAGGTGCGCAATGGCGAGATCGCGGTCGACAGCGACCTGATCGCGCTGCTGCTTTCTTCCGGAGATCATATCGGCGACCTGGTGGAACAGGTGGCGGCGCAGGGGGGAGAGCCCGATGCGGCGGCACTTGCCAATGGCGAAAATCTTCTTGGAAAACTGCGCGCCTACCTCAGTGTCGCGCCGGAAAGCGCGCCCGTGGCGCGGAAGAGCGTGGCGCCGCAGCCCCATGCAGAAGTGCATTCCAGCGGTGGCGGCCTGGTGGGGAGCGATACCTGGCACATTTCGCTGCGCTTTGGCCAGGACGTGCTGAAGAACGGCATGGACCCGCTGTCCTTTATCCGCTATCTCGCCACCCTGGGTGAAATCGTCAGCGTGGTCACGCTGCCCGATGCCATGCCCGCGGCGGACGAAATGGACCCGGAATGCAGCTACCTCGGCTTCGAGCTGGATTTCAGGAGCGATGCCGACAAGGCCGCCATCGAGGGCGTATTCGAATTCGTGCGCGACGACTGCAGTCTGCGTATTCTGCCGCCGCACAGCCGCGTCGAGGAATATATTCAGCTTATCAACGAACTGCCCGAGGACAAGATCCGGCTCGGTGACCTGCTGGTGAAAAGCGGGGCGCTCACCCAGAAGGAGATGGATGAATGCCTGTTCCTGCAAAGCCTGCTGGCTACCTCAGCGGAAAGCGAAGGCCAGCCGGAAACCGTTCCTGCGCTTGGAGAAATACTGATCGAGCAAGGCCGGGTGCAGCCGGAACTGGTGGATGCCGCGCTGAACAAGCAGAAGCAGGCGCGCGACAACAAGGCGCAGGAAAGCCGTTACATCCGCGTCCACGCCGACAAGCTCGACGAACTCATCAACCTGGTGGGCGAACTGGTCATCGCCAGCGCATCGGCGGGCCTGCTGGCGCAGCGCTCGCGCGACATGCAGCTGCACGAGGCAACTTCCACCATGTCGCGGCTGGTGGAGGAAATCCGCGATGGCGCGCTGCAACTGCGCATGGTGCAGATCGGCGAGACCTTCAACCGCTTCCATCGCGTGGTGCGCGACGTGAGCAAGGACCTGGGCAAGGACATCGGCTTGGTGATCAGCGGCGGCGAAACCGAGCTGGACAAGTCGGTGGTGGAAAAAATCGGCGATCCGCTCATGCACCTGGTGCGCAACAGCATGG
This genomic interval carries:
- a CDS encoding chemotaxis protein CheA, which codes for MNMDQALQTFLVEARELLQAMEEALLNLESEPDDKEAIGAVFRAAHTIKGSAGLFGLDPIVAFTHVAENVLDKVRNGEIAVDSDLIALLLSSGDHIGDLVEQVAAQGGEPDAAALANGENLLGKLRAYLSVAPESAPVARKSVAPQPHAEVHSSGGGLVGSDTWHISLRFGQDVLKNGMDPLSFIRYLATLGEIVSVVTLPDAMPAADEMDPECSYLGFELDFRSDADKAAIEGVFEFVRDDCSLRILPPHSRVEEYIQLINELPEDKIRLGDLLVKSGALTQKEMDECLFLQSLLATSAESEGQPETVPALGEILIEQGRVQPELVDAALNKQKQARDNKAQESRYIRVHADKLDELINLVGELVIASASAGLLAQRSRDMQLHEATSTMSRLVEEIRDGALQLRMVQIGETFNRFHRVVRDVSKDLGKDIGLVISGGETELDKSVVEKIGDPLMHLVRNSMDHGIESAQLRQQRGKPAKGTVRLNAYHESGSIVIEVGDDGGGLNRDKLLAKGIERGLVSANQNLTDQEVYGLIFEAGFSTAEAVTSISGRGVGMDVVRRNIEALRGLIEIDSAQGVGTTIRIRLPLTLAIIDGFLMGVGGSSFVVPLDLVTECIELSEAERRETRESNYINLRGTVLPFLRLRQLFEIQGKAGRYENIVVVQYGGQKAGLVVDELLGEFQTVIKPLGKIFSHLRGISGSTILGSGEVALILDVPALVQEVAGSAQGGQKRIPASA
- a CDS encoding response regulator yields the protein MAKTILIVDDSASLRQVVSIALRGAGYEVIEACDGKDGLTKLNGQKIHLIISDVNMPNMDGFTFVKNVKLQPSYKFTPIIMLTTEAGEDKKANGQAAGAKAWMVKPFQPAQMLAAVSKLIMP
- a CDS encoding STAS domain-containing protein — encoded protein: MISHQVENGVYRVKVEGEMTIYQALELKQGLMQCLHDCAEMEVSLAGVSEMDTAGFQLLVLAKREAARLGHPLRLVEHSPATLEVMDLFNMAGYFGDPVVMPQ
- a CDS encoding methyl-accepting chemotaxis protein, which encodes MDNREIEGLGMIWAAPLLTGAAGAAALLGGGAMSATAMAGVAVLLGLGGGLGWWSSSRARAAVAAHVDTSCLAVEQAQQEDAARQQVEGLEQVCAGVLPILAKQVETARSQSEEAITNLVGRFSGIVSNLEAAVSASRSAADEEGGGAVEVLHHSERELATVVKYLKSALVSRSEMLTAVRGLTGYNEELKSMAAGVAAIAAQTNLLALNAAIEAARAGEAGRGFAVVADEVRKLSSLSSETGQRMADKVEIINAAIQSVSSAAESSAAHDQEAVSSSERSIEEVLSRFNSLVSQLAQSAEVLRAESAGIHTEIANTLVALQFQDRVSQILVHVRSNLDELHQELGRYQQDRDGHGRAQPMNIASWLTEMEKTYTTSEQRSIHQGGKSNAAAEAAEITFF